The window CGAGTTCGTACATGCAGCCGAGGTCGAGGTCGACGTTGACCATGCCCTGGGTGTGGGCCTGGACCACGTCGGGCTTGAAGAGTTTCAGCGGGCGCAGCAGCCGGCCGCTCTGCCGCGACCTCCCCCCGATGTCCGAGGTGCGCATGCGCCACGACAGGTTGACGCGCAGGTTGCCCGACAGCGCGCCCTGCTTCGTCAGCGAGACCGTCGCGTTGCGCCGGGAGAGCACGATCGAGTTCGTCGCGGAGCTACCCGACTCGAACTGCGCCGCGCGACCCGGAAACAGGCCGTCCCAGAAGGCCATCCCAACCCCCATGCATCCGTAGTACTTCCCGACCCCGCGCCCTGTACGGCCCGTGCGCCCCGCACGTCACTGCGGGGCGGCCACCGGGCCGGTTCCGGGTGTTCCCGGAACCGCCGACGTGGGCCGCCCCGCAGAGAGAGCGTTCCTCAATCCCTGCCGGGTCACACCCCGGAGGAGACTTCCGCCTTGGAATCGGAGCCGCCGCCGTCGCCGCCGGCCGCAGCGATCGCCTTGTTGCGCCGGACCGAGGACCAGAACGACCAGGCGATCAGGACGACGCCGACGAGACCGGTGATGATCTCGTTGATCTCGTACCGGATGGTGACGAGCAGGATGATCGACAGGGCGCCGATCGCGTAGTGCGCGCCGTGCTCCAGGTAGACGTAGTCGTCCAGGGTGCCCTGGCGCACCAGGTACACGGTCAGCGAACGGACGTACAGGGCGCCGATGCCGAGGCCGAGGGCCATCAGCACGATCTCGTTGGTGATGGCGAAGGCGCCGATGACGCCGTCGAACGAGAAGGACGCGTCGAGGACCTCGAGGTAGAGGAACATGAAGAACGCGGCCTTGCCGGCCAGTGCCACCGCGGCGACCGGCTTCCCGGACCTCTTGGCCTCTTCCTCCGCCTCGTGCTCGCGCTCCTCCTCCTCCTCGAGCTTGTTCTCGAAGAATCCGGACAGGCCGCCGACCACGAGATAGGTGATCAGACCGGCGACACCGGAGAGCAGCACGGTCGACGTCTTGTCGGCGTGCCCGCCACCGTGCTGGTGGGCCTGGGTCGCGAACGTGAGCGCGCTGACCAGCAGGACGATGAGCGCGACGCAGACCGACAGCATGTCGACCTTGCCGAGCTTCGCGAGCGGACGCTCGATCCAGCGCAGCCACTGGATGTCACGGTCCTCGAAGATGAAGTCGAGGAAGATCATGAGCAGGAACATGCCACCGAAGGCGGCGATCGACGGATGGGCGTCCGTGACCAGTTCCTTGTACCTGTCGGGGTCGTTGAAGGAGAGGTCGACGGCCTCGATCGGGCCCAGCTTGGCGCTGATGGCGACGATCACGACGGGGAAGACCAGCCGCATACCGAAGACGGCGATGAGAACACCGATGGTGAGGAAGATTCTCTGCCAGAAGGCATTCATCTTCTTCAGGATCCCGGCGTTGATCACCGCGTTGTCGAAGGACAGCGAGATCTCGAGGACCGACAGGATCGCGACGACGCCGAATGCCTGCCACCCCCCGTAGAACACCGCTGCGACCAGGCCGAGCGCGGTGAACGCGATCGACCAGCCGAAGGTTTTCAGAAGCACTGGCTACCCCATCGTGTATGTAACGGGTCCCCCGCGCCGTGCGCGGCTTTACGAAACGTTGACCCCGAAGTCTAGAGCGATGCCCCGGAGCCCTGACGCGTACCCCTGTCCCACCGCACGGAATTTCCACTCCCCGCCGTAGCGGTAGAGCTCACCGAAGATCATCGCCGTCTCCGTGGAGGCGTCCTCGGTGAGGTCGTAGCGTGCCAGTTCCTGACCGTCCGCCTGGTTCACCACACGGATGAAGGCATTGCTGACCTGTCCGAATGTCTGCCCACGATTGTCGGCTTCATGGATCGAGACCGGAAAAAGAATCTTGTCGCAGTGCGCGGGGACCTGCGTCAGGTTCACGATGACGGACTCGTCGTCGCCGTCACCCTCACCGGTGAGGTTGTCGCCGGTGTGCTCGACGGACCCGTCGGGGCTGGTGAGGTTGTTGTAGAACACGAACCACTCGTCGCCGAGGACCCGGCCCGACTGGCACAGCAGCGCGCTGGCGTCGAGGTCGAAGTCGGCTCCCGTCGTGGATCGTGCGTCCCAGCCGAGCCCGACCAGCACCTGCGTGAGATTGGGTGCGGCCTTGGAGAGGGAGACGTTGCCTCCCTTGGCGAGCGTGACGCCCATGGTGTGTCCTCCCCGAGTCGATGGACGGTCGTTCTGGCGGCAGGCGCCTGCCGGACGCGGGGCGCTCTGCCCAGAGCGTCCGGCGCCGCACGTGGTGCGACGCCGGACGCGGTGGAGCCGGAGGGTCCGGAGCTTCCCCCGGACCGGATCAGACGTTGACGCCGAAGTCCTGCGCGATGCCGCGCAGACCCGAGGCGTACCCCTGGCCGATGGCGCGGAACTTCCACTCCGCGCCGTTGCGGTAGAGCTCACCGAAGACCATCGCGGTCTCCGTCGAGGCGTCCTCGCTCAGGTCGTAGCGCGCGAGTTCGCTGTTGTCGGCCTGGTTCACCACGCGGATGTAGGCGTTGCGCACCTGGCCGAAGCTCTGCTGGCGGGTCTCGGCCTCGTAGATCGAGACCGGGAAGACGATCTTGTCGACGTCGGCCGGGACACCGGCGAGGTTGACCTTGATGACCTCGTCGTCGCCCTCGCCCTCACCGGTGAGGTTGTCACCGGTGTGCTCGACGGAGCCGTCGGGGCTCTTGAGGTTGTTGAAGAAGACGAAATTCCCGTCGCTGCCGACCTTGCCCTCGGTGTTCGTCAGCAGAGCGCTGGCGTCGAGGTCGAAGTCACCGCCGGTGGTCGTACGGGCATCCCAGCCGAGACCGACGATGACCGCGGTCAGGTTCGGCGCGGCCTTGGTCAGCGAGACGTTGCCGCCCTTGCTGAGGCTGACTCCCACGAGTCCTCCAAAAGTTTTGAGAGGGCCGGCAGACACCAGCACCCCCGTCGTGCGTTGGCATCGGATCAACGAATGGATCCTAGTGACCGGTTCCCGGCCAAAACAGGCTTTTGGCCGGTCGCCGCCAGGAGATCCCCGGATCCGGCAGGGCACAAACCCCGGATCCCGCACATCACGGACCCCGTCGCCGCGGGAGGCGGGCCGGGCCCCCCGGGTCAGATCGAGTCGAGCGCCTTGACGTAGTCCTTCAGGTCACGCGCGTCGGGGAGGCCGTTGACGACGGTCCAGCGGACCACGCCCTCCTTGTCGATGACGAAGGTGCCGCGCACCGCGCAGCCCTTCTCCTCGTCGAAGACGCCGTAGGCGCGCGACGCGGCGCCGTGCGGCCAGAAGTCCGACAGCAGCGGGTACTCCAGGCCCTCCTGCTCGGCGAAGACGCGCAGGGTGTGGATCGAGTCGTTGGAGACGGCGAGCAGCTGGGTGTCGTCGTTCTCGAACCGCGGCAGCTCGTCGCGGAGCGCGCAGAGCTCGCCCGTGCAGACGCCGGTGAAGGCGAACGGGTAGAAGACCAGCACGACGTTCTTCTCGCCGCGGAAGTCGGCGAGCCGCACGGTCCGCCCGTGGTTGTCCTTCAGCTCAAGATCCGGAGCCTGTGTACCGACCTCGATCGCCATGAAACGCATCCCTTCACCGGCGTGACGACTTTCCCGGCATGGGCCGTCCGGGTGACACCCACCCTACGCAGCGGCCCTCCGGAACACGGTCAGGCCCCACCGGCGCGTACGAAGGCCCCCGGCGGCGTGATGCCGTCCGGGGGCCCCGGTGGTGTTGGAAGAGTCCTCAGCGCTTGGCCTTGGCCCCCTTGGGGGTGACCAGACGGCTGCCCGTCCAGTCCTTGCCCGCGCTGATGCTCTTGGTCTGGGCGAGACCAGCTGTCTGGGCAGCCTCGTTGATGTCGCTCGGTTCGACGTATCCGTCGCGGCCGGTCTTGGGGGTCAGCAGCCAGACCGCCCCACCGTCCTCGATCAGACCGATGGCATCCACCAGCGCGTCCGTAAGGTCGCCGTCCTCGTCACGGAACCAGAGCAGGACGACGTCGGCGACGTCGTCGTAGTCCTCGTCGACGAGATCCTGGCCGATTGTGGCCTCAATGCCCTCACGGAGCTCCTGCTCGACGTCGTCGTCGTAGCCGATCTCCTGGACCACCTGTCCGGGTTCGAACCCAAGCCTCGCGGCCGTGTTGGTCCGTTCCTCCGCGTGGTCCGCGGTCGCGCTCACGGGTTGCCTCCTGATCATGTTTCGGAAAATGCTTCAGCCACGCGCGTGCGCGGGGCATTGGCCGTAGTCCACACGGGCTCGGCGAATCGCGCAAGTACCCGGCGTCCGAGACCGCCTGAACGGTGACGTTCCCTGCCACGTCGCCGCTGTGTCCGGCATGTCTCCTGCGGGCCCGGAAAAGGAGTCCGGACCCTTTACGTCCTTCCTCAGCTTATGCCGTTTCGCTCCGCCATTCGGATTCGAACGGGCTTCGGGAACGCGTGGACGGGCCGGGCGTATGGTTGCGGTTCGGGCCGGACCGTCCCCGCGATGCTGATACTCGTGCCCTGGACGCGGCCTCGGCGAACCTTGTGTTACCCCACAGTAGAGGTGACGTTTGGATCCTCGCGGTACACGATGGAGGCGGCGTACAGCAGCCGCCCCGGGGGTACGTTCCCCGCAACCAGGCCCTGAAGAGCACCACCGAACAGCGAAGGAACAGCGTGGCTTCCGGATCAGATCGCAACCCGATCATCATTGGCGGCCTTCCGAGCCAGGTCCCGGACTTCGATCCCGAAGAGACCCAGGAATGGCTCGACTCCCTCGACGCCGCCGTCGACGAGCGGGGCCGTGAGCGGGCCCGCTATCTGATGCTCCGGCTCATCGAGCGCGCGCGGGAGAAGCGCGTCGCCGTGCCGGAGATGCGCAGCACCGACTACGTCAACACCATCGCCACGAAGGACGAGCCCTTCTTCCCCGGCGACGAGGAGATCGAGCGCAAGGTCCTCAACGCGACCCGGTGGAACGCCGCGGTGATGGTCTCCCGCGCCCAGCGTCCCGGGATCGGGGTCGGCGGCCACATCGCCACCTTCGCCTCGTCCGCCTCGCTGTACGACGTGGGCTTCAACCACTTCTTCCGCGGCAAGGACGACGGCCGCGGCGGCGACCAGATCTTCTTCCAGGGCCACGCCTCCCCCGGCATCTACGCCCGCGCCTTCCTGCTGGACCGGCTCAGCGAGGCCCAGCTCGACGGCTTCCGCCAGGAGAAGTCCAAGGCCGGGCACGCGCTGTCCAGCTATCCGCACCCGCGGTCGATGCCGGACTTCTGGGAGTTCCCGACGGTCTCGATGGGCCTCGGCCCCCTCGGCGCGATCTACCAGGCGCGGATGAACCGCTACATGGAGGCGCGCGGCATCGCCGACACCTCCGACTCGCACGTCTGGGCCTACCTCGGCGACGGCGAGATGGACGAGCCGGAGTCGCTCGGCCAGCTCTCCATCGCCGCCCGCGAGGGCCTGGACAACCTCACCTTCGTGGTGAACTGCAACCTGCAGCGCCTGGACGGGCCCGTACGCGGCAACGGCAAGATCATCCAGGAGCTGGAGTCCCAGTTCCGCGGCGCCGGCTGGAACGTCATCAAGCTGGTCTGGGACCGCTCCTGGGACCCGCTGCTCGCGCAGGACCGGACGGGCATCCTGGTCAACAAGCTGAACACGACTCCCGACGGCCAGTTCCAGACGTACGCCACCGAGACCGGCGCGTACATCCGGGAGCACTTCTTCGGTGACGACCCGCGGCTGCGCGACATGGTCAAGGACATGTCCGACCACCAGATCCTGCACCTCGGGCGCGGCGGGCACGACCACCGCAAGGTCTACGCGGCGTACGCGGCGGCCAAGGCCCACAAGGGCCAGCCGACCGTGATCCTGGCGCAGACGGTCAAGGGCTGGACCCTCGGCCCGAACTTCGAGGGCCGCAACGCGACCCACCAGATGAAGAAGCTCACGGCGGACGACCTCAAGCGCTTCCGTGACCGTCTGCACATCCCGATCGCCGACAAGCAGCTCGAGGACGGCAACCCGCCGTACTACCACCCGGGCCGCGACTCGGAGGAGATCCAGTACATGCACGACCGCCGCCAGGGTCTGGGCGGCTACGTCCCGACGCGGGTGGTGCGGGCGAAGCCGCTGCCGCTGCCCGACGACAAGGCGTACGCGACCGCGAAGAAGGGTTCGGGTCAGCAGTCGATCGCCACGACCATGGCGTTCGTCCGCATCCTGAAGGACCTCATGCGGGACAAGGAGATCGGCAAGCGTTTCGTGCTGATCGCGCCCGACGAGTACCGCACCTTCGGTATGGACGCGTTCTTCCCGAGTGCGAAGATCTACAACCCGCTCGGCCAGCAGTACGAGTCGGTGGACCGTGAGCTGCTCCTCGCGTACAAGGAGTCGCCGACCGGCCAGATGCTGCACGACGGCATCTCCGAGGCGGGCTGCACCGCCTCGCTGATCGCCGCGGGTTCCGCGTACGCCACGCACGGCGAACCGCTGATCCCGGTGTACGTCTTCTACTCGATGTTCGGTTTCCAGCGCACCGGTGACCAGTTCTGGCAGATGGCCGACCAGCTCTCGCGCGGCTTCGTGCTGGGCGCGACGGCCGGGCGCACGACGCTGACCGGTGAGGGTCTCCAGCACGCGGACGGCCACTCGCAGCTCCTCGCGTCGACGAACCCCGCCTGTGTCTCCTACGATCCGGCGTTCGGGTACGAGATCGCGCACATCGTGAAGGACGGTCTGCGCCGGATGTACGGCGGCGCCCCCGAGGAGAACGAGGACGTCTTCTACTACCTCACCGTCTACAACGAGCCGATCCAGCACCCCGCCGAGCCCGCCGACGTGGACGTCGAGGGCATCCTCAAGGGTGTGCACCGCCACCACGCGGGCGAGGCCGGCCGCATCCCGGCCCAGATCCTGGCGTCCGGTGTCGCGGTCCCGTGGGCGGTCGAGGCGCAGCGGATCCTCGCCGAGGAGTGGGACGTGAAGGCGGACGTCTGGTCGGCGACCTCCTGGAACGAGCTGCGCCGTGAGGCCGTGGAGGTGGAGCGCCACAACCTGCTCCACCCGGAGGAGGAGCAGCGCGTCCCCTACGTGACGCGGAAGCTGTCCGGCTCCGAGGGCCCGTTCGTCGCGGTCTCGGACTGGATGCGTTCCGTGCCGGACCAGATCGCGCGCTGGATCCCGGGCACCTACCAGTCGCTGGGCGCGGACGGATTCGGCTTCGCCGACACCCGTGGTGCGGCGCGGCGCTACTTCCACATCGACGCGCAGTCGATCGTGCTGGCCGTGCTCACCGAGCTGGCCAAGGAAGGCAAGGTCGACCGTTCGGCGCTGAAGACGGCGCTCGACCGGTACGAGCTGCTGGACGTGGCCGCGGCGGGCCCCGGCCCGGCGGGCGGCGACGCGTAACAGCCCCGGCGCGGGGCCGGAGGGCGGCGGGGCTTCACGGCCTCGCCGCCCTCCGGCGTCCCCCGGGGCGCCCACCCCGCGGAACGCACGGCTCCGGTCAGTTCTCCCAGATCTTGAACGCCCTCACCGTGTAGGGCGAGCGGGGTACCCAGGTGCCGCTGCCCGGGTACGTCTCGAACTCACCGGTCTCCGCGCATTCCCCCGACTGGTAGGTCGTGACGGGACGGCCGGTGCGGTTGACGAGTGCCTGGGCATGCCGGCCGGCCGGGAGGGGGACGCAGCTCTCGATGTCGACGGTGGACAGCTCGTGGGCCTGGGTGGCTCCCGAGAAGCCCGGCTTCGTCCAGAGGCATAGCTCGCCCGCGCCGCAGGGCGCGAGTCCCGCGGGCGCGGCCTGCGCGGCGTTGCGGGAGCGCTCGTGACCCGGGGGCCCGTGGTGGACGGCGGGCGCGGCGCCCGAGGCCAGGGCCGTGGCCGGGACGAGCGCGGTGGCCGCCAGGGCGGCGGCGAGGACGGTCGTACGCATGGTGGATCAACCCCCGTGGTCGAGCGGGCCGGACGGCTCGCATGTCCGCACTCTGACCTGCGGGGCGGCGGCCCGGGAAGGGGCGTGGCCGTGGACCACCCTGATAGGCGACAGCCCCGCCGGAACCGTCCGGCGGGGCTGTCGGATGCGCTGGGTTGACGCCCGGGGAACCGGGTCCCGCCGGGGCGGGCCGGCGTGTGGCGCGCCGTCAGATGTGTCCTGCGCCCATCCCTGCCTCGGCGTTCGCGCCGCGCTTGGTGAGGGTGGCGACGAGTGCGGCGACCACGGCGACGATGCCCGCGACCATGAAGGCGGAACTCATTCCGGACACGAACGTGTCATGGGCGACGTCCGAGATCTTCGCCGCGATCTCCGGCGGGGTGCCCGGGGCGATCGGCGGCATGCCGACCTTGATGGCGGAGGATGCCTGGTCCAGCTGGTCCGGGGTGGCCGGCGGGAGCTCGGCGGACTTCCAGTTGTCGCCGAGCGTCGCGTCGACCCGCGAGGCCATCACGGCGCCCAGCACGGCGGTGCCGAGGCTTCCGCCGACCTGCATGGCGGCCTGCTGGAGCCCGCCCGCGACGCCGGAGAGCTCCATCGGCGCGTTGCCCACGATGACCTCGGTGGCCCCGACCATGACCGGCGCGAGACCGAAGCCGAGGAGCGCGAACCAGAGGGACATGGTCAGCGTGCCGGTGCCGACGGTCAGCTGCGACATGCCGAACATGGCGACGGCGACGGAGACCATTCCGCCGACGAGCGGCACGCGGGGACCGAACCGGGTGATGGCGGCGCCGGCGAGCGGCGAGCCGACGATCATCATCCCGGTCAGCGGCAGCAGGTGCAGGCCGCTGTCGACCGGGCTCATCCCGTGGACGTTCTGGAGGTAGAAGGTGACGAAGAACAGGCCGCCCATGAAGGCGAACGCCATCAGCACCATCAGGACCACACCGGCCGAGAGCGGCACCGAGCGGAACATGGCCAGCGGGATAAGCGGCTCGCGCACGTTCTTCTGGGAGAGCGCGAACACGACGAACAGGACGAGCGAGGCGCCCAGGAAGCCGAGGGTCCTCGCGTCGCCCCAGCCCCACTCGGAGCCCTTGATCAGCGACCAGATCAGGCAGAACATCGCCTGGGACAGCAGGACGATGCCACCGATGTCGAAGGACCTCGGCGCGTTGGCCGCGCGGTGGTCCCTGAGGATCACGAGTCCGAAGACGAGCGCGATCACGCCGACGGGCACGTTGATGAAGAACACCGACTGCCAGCTGACGTGCTCCACGAGCACACCGCCGAGGATGGGCCCGCCCGCGGTCGAGGCGCCGATCACCATGCCCCAGATGCCGATCGCCATGTTCAGCTTCTCGGCGGGGAAGGTGGCCCGCAGCAGGCCGAGCGCCGCGGGCATCAGCAGCGCGCCGAAGAGGCCCTGCAGCACGCGGAAGACGATCACCAGGAACACGCTGTCGGACAGGCCGATGGCCGCGGAGGCGGCGGCGAATCCCGCGATCCCTATCAGGAACGTCTGACGGTGGCCGAAGCGGTCGCCGAGTTTGCCGGCGGTGATCAGGGAGACCGCGAGGGCGAGCATGTAGCCGTTGGTGATCCACTGGACGTCGGCGAGCGAGGCGCCGAGGTCCTGCTGGATGACGGGGTTGGCGATCGCGACGATCGTGCCGTCCAGCGCCACCATCATCACGCCGATGGCGACGGCGAAGAGCGTCAGCCACGGGTGGCCGCGCAGCCCTTTCGCCGGTGCGGGGACGACGGTGTCCTGAGGCTCCCGCGGCGCCTTCTCGACTGTGGTCTGACTAGTCATGCGCTGGAGATTATGTCAGCCACTGACAGTCGACAAACCAATTCACAAGACGGTAACCGTCATGTAGCTCACAGGTAGGCTGATCTGCGCAAAGCAGTGGAAAGAGGTCCAGCACGTGACACGCAGGCAGACACCGGGCCCCCCTCCTCCCGGGGCCCCGGCCGGATTGCGCGAGCGCAAGAAGGCGCGCACCCGTGAGGCTCTGCTGCGGGCCGCTCTCGGACTCTTCGCCGCCCAGGGGTACGACACGACCACCGTCGACGAGATCGCCGACGCGGTGGAGGTCTCCCAGCGCACCTTCTTCCGCTACTTCGCGAACAAGGAGGCGGCCGCCTTCGCCGTACAGGACGCCATCGAGGCGCGCTTCCTCGTCGAGCTCCGTCAACGGCCCGCAGCGGAGACCCCTTTCGAGGCAATGCGCCGCGCGATCCTGATCGCCTGGAACGCCGCTCCCGAGACGGCCGGCAGCGACGACACCGCCGAACTCCGGATCCGCACCTACCGCATGATCGAATCGACCCCGGCACTGCTCGCCGCGCACATGCGGCGGAGCGTCGGCCTGGAGCGGCAGACCACCCTGGTGGTGGCGGAGCGTGAGGGTCTGGATCCGGAGACGGATCCGCGCCCCCGGGTCGCGGTCGCGGCGTTCGCCGGGGTGATGCGCCTGACCGGCCAGTTGTGGAGCGGCGGCCGGGACGGCGGCCTGGAGGCGCTCGCGGAACTGACCGAACTCCACCTGGATCACCTCGGACCTGCGCTCTCCGAGAACTGGCGCGCCGCATAGGAACGCGCTCACCCGAACCGCACACATGTGCCGGACACCTCATCGTGAGGACATGGCCGAACTCACAACACGCGGAACGTATCCGGCATTTCGGACATCGACAGTCCGTCGGGCGCGCCTGAGTGTGCGTCCGGCGCGCACGGAGCGTGAGAGACGGGTGGCCAATTCCCTTCGCCCGAGTGATCCGTGTCACCCCTGCGACGACCTCGGGTGCGCGTCTCCTAGGGTGGGGCGCAGTGACTTCCTTCGACTCCTCCCCCACGATCACCGCATGGCGCGCACTGCTCGCCATCGCGGTCGTGTTCGTGATGCTGGCGACCACCGGATGGACCGCCGTGCGCCACCAGCACGCAGCCGCGCCGCGCGAGATCGCGCTCGCCTCCTGGGCGAAGGACCGTATAGCCGGTCACGCGCTGCCGGACCCCGAAGCCCCGGCCTACCGGCTGGCCCACTTCTTCGCGACGCTCACGGCGGGCCAGCAGGTCGCTCTGGCCGACTCGTACCCGCTCGTGGTGGGGAACCTGAACGGCGCGCCGTCCGCCCTGCGCTACCGGGCCAACCGGCACGCGCTGGCGGACGCGGAGACGGCGGAGCAGCAGCGCGCGAAGGACGTGCGGCTGTCACCGGACGGGCGCCGGCAGGCCGTACTCCGGCTGGAACGCTTCCGGTCCCTCCTCGCGGGGGACCGCCAGATCCTGGCCTTCGACCCCTCCGGACGCGGCCGTGCGGCCGAGGTCTTCGGCGACCTGGACCGCGCCGACCGGGTCTCGGTCGTGGTGCCGGGGGTCGACACGAATCTGCTGACCCTGGAGCGCACCGGCCCCAAGACGAACGCCGCGCCCGTCGGCATGGCGCGGTCGCTGTACGGCGCCGAGCGCGCGGCACGCCCCGGCTCCCGTACGGCCGTCATCGCTTGGGCCGACTACACGGCGCCCGCCGGCATCGGCATGGACGCGGTGCTGGGCGGGCTCGCGAGGGAAGGTGCTGAGCGACTGAACGCGCTGGTGAGCGGGTTGCCGGGGCTCTCGGACGTGACACTGGTCTGCCACAGCTACGGCTCCGTGGTGTGCGGGGTCGCCGCCCGCGCCCTGCCGTCCAGGGTGTCCGACATCGCGGTCGCGGGAAGCCCGGGGATGCGCGCGGACAGCGCGGCCGGCCTCCACACCCGGGCGCGGGTGTGGGCGATGCGGGACAGCGGTGACTGGATCGCCGACGTACCGAATCTGGCGGTCGGCGGACTGGGCCACGGTGCGGATCCGGTCGACCCGGACTTCGGTGCCCGGATCGTGTCCGCGAGCGGGGCGGTCGGGCACAGCGGCTACTTCGAGCCGGGCACGGAGAGTCTCGACAACTTCGCCGCGATCGGCGTGGGCGCCTATGACTCGGTCAGTTGCGCGAACAGCGATCAGGCGTGCCACCGGGAAATCTCCGGTGACGCGGACGGCCGACGCGCGTAGAAACTCGTCCGGCGCGCGTGAGAACGGCGAACGGCCTGCCCGATTTCGCCTGTACCGAGGGGGGACGTGCGGGGCCGTGCCACATACGATGAGGCACATGGGTGATGTGCTGGCCGGAATTCATGCCACCTGGGAGTTCGACACGGACTCCTTGCTCATCCGCTTCGAACGGGGGATCCGCACGCCGAGGCTCTTGCAGAGCCTGCGTGAACGCCGCGTTCCGTACGCGGCGTTGTCGGCGGTGACACTGACCCCCGGCAAGCGGAGCACGGTGGTTCTGCACGCGGTGCCGAGACCGGGCGCCGATCCGCTGCTCGAGGCCGCGGCCGGGCAGCTCAAGGAGGGCTGCGACCCCTACCGCCTGGTGCTGCCCGCCGAGCGGGAGACGCTCGCCGACTACTACGCCGAAGAACTGCGGGCCGTGCTGGGCCCCGAGGCCTCCCTGCCCGCGGAGCGCTTCATGGTGACGGCCCCCGAGGCGCCCGTGCACTTCAAGGCGTACGACGGCCGGGCGGGGTTCGACGGGACCGTGGTCTCCTTCCGCT is drawn from Streptomyces sp. NBC_00178 and contains these coding sequences:
- a CDS encoding alpha/beta hydrolase, which translates into the protein MTSFDSSPTITAWRALLAIAVVFVMLATTGWTAVRHQHAAAPREIALASWAKDRIAGHALPDPEAPAYRLAHFFATLTAGQQVALADSYPLVVGNLNGAPSALRYRANRHALADAETAEQQRAKDVRLSPDGRRQAVLRLERFRSLLAGDRQILAFDPSGRGRAAEVFGDLDRADRVSVVVPGVDTNLLTLERTGPKTNAAPVGMARSLYGAERAARPGSRTAVIAWADYTAPAGIGMDAVLGGLAREGAERLNALVSGLPGLSDVTLVCHSYGSVVCGVAARALPSRVSDIAVAGSPGMRADSAAGLHTRARVWAMRDSGDWIADVPNLAVGGLGHGADPVDPDFGARIVSASGAVGHSGYFEPGTESLDNFAAIGVGAYDSVSCANSDQACHREISGDADGRRA